Proteins from one Syngnathoides biaculeatus isolate LvHL_M chromosome 8, ASM1980259v1, whole genome shotgun sequence genomic window:
- the pipox gene encoding peroxisomal sarcosine oxidase isoform X6 has product MPNVARRTGLLVMGPENSQSYLDFKSTLEKKKIPMMVLTPDNFNQHIPNVILADGDGAFVDTTAGVLYADRALKVAQEQFHKLGGVIKDQEKVIDIKPGLTVTVSTSAGVYQAMGLVITAGPWANKLLAHVNLHLPLEVVRINVCYWKEKVPDLYHVNKRFPCFLLTEGEGVKDHIYGFPSNEYPGLIKICEHEDAQARSRSSNICYHNGSETDPDQRDKKTDCADIDILRRYIAHYLPGVIPDPAVIESCMYTLTPDRHFVLDRHPAYGNIVIGAGFSGHGFKFGPVIGKLLCELSLGELPSYDLSPFQISRFQTIKSPL; this is encoded by the exons atgccaaatgtagccag GCGAACAGGACTTCTGGTGATGGGACCAGAAAACAGTCAGAGCTACCTAGACTTTAAGAGTACCCTGGAGAAGAAAAAGATTCCTATGATGGTCTTGACCCCTGATAACTTCAATCAACACATTCCTAATGTCATCCTTGCTGATGGAGATGGTGCTTTTGTGGACACCACTGCTGGAGTATTGTATGCAGATCGGGCACTCAAGGTTGCACAG GAGCAGTTTCACAAACTGGGTGGTGTCATTAAAGACCAAGAGAAGGTAATCGACATCAAACCTGGCCTGACTGTGACTGTTTCAACCTCTGCTGGTGTTTATCAAGCCATGGGTCTTGTGATCACCGCCGGACCTTGGGCTAATAAATTGCTGGCCCACGTGAACCTACATCTTCCACTagag GTGGTGAGAATCAATGTGTGCTATTGGAAGGAGAAGGTACCTGATTTATACCATGTGAATAAACGCTTTCCCTGCTTCTTGCTGACTGAAGGAGAGGGAGTTAAAGACCATATTTATGGCTTTCCTTCCAACGAATACCCTGGCCTTATAAAG atttgcgagcatgaAGACGCGCAAGCAcggtcgcgctcgtcaaat ATTTGCTACCATAACGGCAGTGAGACTGACCCGGACCAACGAGACAAGAAGACAGACTGTGCCGATATTGATATCCTCCGACGTTACATCGCCCATTATTTGCCAGGCGTAATTCCTGATCCCGCTGTGATCGAAAGCTGCATGTATACG TTAACACCTGACCGTCATTTTGTACTTGACCGCCACCCTGCATACGGCAATATCGTGATTGGTGCAGGATTCTCAG GTCATGGCTTCAAGTTTGGACCAGTCATTGGCAAGTTGCTGTGCGAGCTGAGCCTGGGAGAACTGCCATCTTATGACCTTTCACCCTTCCAAATCAGCCGCTTCCAGACCATTAAATCACCTTTATAG
- the pipox gene encoding peroxisomal sarcosine oxidase isoform X5, with protein MSWLKRKRKPYSLSRRTGLLVMGPENSQSYLDFKSTLEKKKIPMMVLTPDNFNQHIPNVILADGDGAFVDTTAGVLYADRALKVAQEQFHKLGGVIKDQEKVIDIKPGLTVTVSTSAGVYQAMGLVITAGPWANKLLAHVNLHLPLEVVRINVCYWKEKVPDLYHVNKRFPCFLLTEGEGVKDHIYGFPSNEYPGLIKICEHEDAQARSRSSNICYHNGSETDPDQRDKKTDCADIDILRRYIAHYLPGVIPDPAVIESCMYTLTPDRHFVLDRHPAYGNIVIGAGFSGHGFKFGPVIGKLLCELSLGELPSYDLSPFQISRFQTIKSPL; from the exons GCGAACAGGACTTCTGGTGATGGGACCAGAAAACAGTCAGAGCTACCTAGACTTTAAGAGTACCCTGGAGAAGAAAAAGATTCCTATGATGGTCTTGACCCCTGATAACTTCAATCAACACATTCCTAATGTCATCCTTGCTGATGGAGATGGTGCTTTTGTGGACACCACTGCTGGAGTATTGTATGCAGATCGGGCACTCAAGGTTGCACAG GAGCAGTTTCACAAACTGGGTGGTGTCATTAAAGACCAAGAGAAGGTAATCGACATCAAACCTGGCCTGACTGTGACTGTTTCAACCTCTGCTGGTGTTTATCAAGCCATGGGTCTTGTGATCACCGCCGGACCTTGGGCTAATAAATTGCTGGCCCACGTGAACCTACATCTTCCACTagag GTGGTGAGAATCAATGTGTGCTATTGGAAGGAGAAGGTACCTGATTTATACCATGTGAATAAACGCTTTCCCTGCTTCTTGCTGACTGAAGGAGAGGGAGTTAAAGACCATATTTATGGCTTTCCTTCCAACGAATACCCTGGCCTTATAAAG atttgcgagcatgaAGACGCGCAAGCAcggtcgcgctcgtcaaat ATTTGCTACCATAACGGCAGTGAGACTGACCCGGACCAACGAGACAAGAAGACAGACTGTGCCGATATTGATATCCTCCGACGTTACATCGCCCATTATTTGCCAGGCGTAATTCCTGATCCCGCTGTGATCGAAAGCTGCATGTATACG TTAACACCTGACCGTCATTTTGTACTTGACCGCCACCCTGCATACGGCAATATCGTGATTGGTGCAGGATTCTCAG GTCATGGCTTCAAGTTTGGACCAGTCATTGGCAAGTTGCTGTGCGAGCTGAGCCTGGGAGAACTGCCATCTTATGACCTTTCACCCTTCCAAATCAGCCGCTTCCAGACCATTAAATCACCTTTATAG
- the pipox gene encoding peroxisomal sarcosine oxidase isoform X4, with amino-acid sequence MMDEGYELWAQLEREAGVKLFRRTGLLVMGPENSQSYLDFKSTLEKKKIPMMVLTPDNFNQHIPNVILADGDGAFVDTTAGVLYADRALKVAQEQFHKLGGVIKDQEKVIDIKPGLTVTVSTSAGVYQAMGLVITAGPWANKLLAHVNLHLPLEVVRINVCYWKEKVPDLYHVNKRFPCFLLTEGEGVKDHIYGFPSNEYPGLIKICEHEDAQARSRSSNICYHNGSETDPDQRDKKTDCADIDILRRYIAHYLPGVIPDPAVIESCMYTLTPDRHFVLDRHPAYGNIVIGAGFSGHGFKFGPVIGKLLCELSLGELPSYDLSPFQISRFQTIKSPL; translated from the exons GCGAACAGGACTTCTGGTGATGGGACCAGAAAACAGTCAGAGCTACCTAGACTTTAAGAGTACCCTGGAGAAGAAAAAGATTCCTATGATGGTCTTGACCCCTGATAACTTCAATCAACACATTCCTAATGTCATCCTTGCTGATGGAGATGGTGCTTTTGTGGACACCACTGCTGGAGTATTGTATGCAGATCGGGCACTCAAGGTTGCACAG GAGCAGTTTCACAAACTGGGTGGTGTCATTAAAGACCAAGAGAAGGTAATCGACATCAAACCTGGCCTGACTGTGACTGTTTCAACCTCTGCTGGTGTTTATCAAGCCATGGGTCTTGTGATCACCGCCGGACCTTGGGCTAATAAATTGCTGGCCCACGTGAACCTACATCTTCCACTagag GTGGTGAGAATCAATGTGTGCTATTGGAAGGAGAAGGTACCTGATTTATACCATGTGAATAAACGCTTTCCCTGCTTCTTGCTGACTGAAGGAGAGGGAGTTAAAGACCATATTTATGGCTTTCCTTCCAACGAATACCCTGGCCTTATAAAG atttgcgagcatgaAGACGCGCAAGCAcggtcgcgctcgtcaaat ATTTGCTACCATAACGGCAGTGAGACTGACCCGGACCAACGAGACAAGAAGACAGACTGTGCCGATATTGATATCCTCCGACGTTACATCGCCCATTATTTGCCAGGCGTAATTCCTGATCCCGCTGTGATCGAAAGCTGCATGTATACG TTAACACCTGACCGTCATTTTGTACTTGACCGCCACCCTGCATACGGCAATATCGTGATTGGTGCAGGATTCTCAG GTCATGGCTTCAAGTTTGGACCAGTCATTGGCAAGTTGCTGTGCGAGCTGAGCCTGGGAGAACTGCCATCTTATGACCTTTCACCCTTCCAAATCAGCCGCTTCCAGACCATTAAATCACCTTTATAG